The following DNA comes from Heliangelus exortis chromosome 2, bHelExo1.hap1, whole genome shotgun sequence.
GAAACAAATGAACATGTTCTTCCTAAGTGTGAGCAGGCAATGCATGACAATTTGAATGAAACACTCAAAAGATGTAAGCATGCtggtttttatttcccttaTTGCATTAATTCAAGGAATAATTTAAATAGTTCAGattcaaaatataatttgtgGAAAACTTACTATCCTTGCATAAGGTTTCTACCATTTATGTGCTGTTTTCTAAtttctgtgtaattttaaaaaggacacAATGGAGacattattttttgtatttattggTCCAGCCAACACAGCTTTTGCTAAGGTTACATTGAAATTTTTGTTAAGTAGAAGCTATTTCAGCTCAGTCTTTTGCTTCCCACTTAGAAGCAGCTTCATGTTGGCAAAAGCCATGGACgaaattttggttttctggtttgttgtAAGTATGCTGTGATCTTAATTTTCCCACAGGAGGGCATAATACTGCCCCcatgatttaaaacaaaactttgtGGTGTATGGCTATAAAATGTGCTATTGTTACTATCTTTAGTCACAGATAAGGTAGTAGAAATAATTGTAGAAGGCTTCATTGTAGAAGACTATCAGGTCAGGTAGGGTCCTTTCCTCTTGGTAAATTAATGCTGACTACTCTAATTGCCGCCTTTTCCTTCATGTGTTTGGAAATGCTTTCAGGAGGATTTTTCCCATCACCTTTCCCAGGATTGAGGTGGACTGACTGGCCAGTAGTTCTCCAGATCTTCATTTTTGCCCTTCTTAAAGATAGGAGTCCCATCTTCAGGAACCATTCCCAGTCTCGGTGACCTTTCAGAGTGAGTGGCCTCACAGTAACATCAGCCAGCTCCCTTGGCACTTGTGACCACAACCTGTCAGGTTTATTTAAGTGCTCCTTAACCTGGTCCTTTTGCACCAAGGGAAAGTTGTCTTTGCTCCAGATTTTCCCTGTGGTCTCAGAGGCCTGGGTTTCCTAAAGGCTGGTCTTTATGGTAAAAACTAAGGCAAAGGAAGTAATGAATACCCTGACTTTTTTCATGTTGTCACCAACTCCCTGCTCCATTCAGCAGATGGCCTGCATTTTCCcaagttttccttttgctgtttacATACTTGATAGACTccattttgttgctgtttgcaTCCCTTGCCAGATTCAACTCCAGATCAGCCTTGACTTTCCCAATTCTGTTTCTGCACTATCTGACAGCAGCTCTGTATTCTGGGTCATTTTCCCTTGATTCTACCTCCTATACACTTCCTTTTAGAGTCTGAATTCAATTAGGAGCTCCTTTCTCATGCGGGCAGGTCTCCTGCCAcctttgcttcatttcctttcttaaGCTTtgaggaggtgatccttgaaaaGTGTGCTGTGTCCCTTCTGTTACCATCATCCCTGCCCCTTGGTTTGCCTACCATATCCCCAACTTGCCTATTTCCCTCTTTTGAGGCATCACTCCCTCCTCTGTCATTTCTAGTTTAGTGTTCCTACCAGCTAGGCCAGTGTGTTGGCAAATGTACTTCTCTTTAGTCCGACAGATCCCATCTCTTCCAAGGAGCTTGTTGGATCTCATGGGTTTAGAAACCAAAACTTTGTTGCCAACATCAACTGTGCAGCCAGCTGTTAAcccaaaaaaaatccatcaagtCCCTCTGAACAGGAAGACTGAGCAGGGCCCACatgcctttgaccacaaatctctGTAGTCATTCTGTGACTACAGGGCATAGCAGGCTGTGCTGCTATCCAACAAGATTtgggcaggctggagagctgggtaAAAAtcagcctcatgaagttcagtaaggACAAGTGTGGAGTCCTGGACCTGGGGAGGAATAACACCATCAAATATTAGGGGgtgtcctgctggaaagcagctctatGAAGAAAGAACTTGGAGTCCTAGTGGACAGTAAATTATCCATGGGTCAccagtgtgcccttgtggccaagagggccagtGGTATCCTAGGGTGCATCAGAAACAGTGTGCCCAGCAGATCTAGGGaggttcttctccccctctactctgccctggtgagaccacagcTGGAATGctgtatccagttttgggctccccagttcaacAGAGACAGTGATCTAGTGGAGAGAGTCCAATGGAGGGCTATGAGAATGATGaagggacttgaacatctctcctgtgaagaaagactTGAGAGTACAGGGAATGTTAAGTtttgagaaaaggctgagaggggatcttattaacAGACATTAATTAGACATAGAGGGGTAtgtgtcaagaggatgaggccaatctcttttcagtggtgcccagtaataggacaaggaataatgggtttaaactACAATAtaggaagttccagctcagcatgatgagaaacttctttactgtgagggtgatggagcactggcaaaggctgcccagagaggctgtggagtctctttctctggaaactttcaaaacctgcctggatgcattcctgtgtggcctACCCTAGTTTActctgctttggcaggggagttggacctgatgatctctagaggtcccttccaacccctaacattctatgatttctgaTATTTCTCAGGCCACCTCTGCAGTTCCACTGGGTTTTACATAGAAGAGAACCAGGGGTAATAGTCAGAGCCTTGGTAGCTTCTCTACAACGTCATGAATGTGAGCTCCTGGCAAGGAGCAACCCTCCCTTGATGACAAAACAAAATGACAGGTGGGGagcctctgtccccagctgtaGGAAGTCTGCTACAGCTGTCACCACTGTCCTCTGATGGTCCTGACTGGCTTAGGTTCCAATTCTTGGTGCTCCTCATCAGCTACGAGAGCAGTGAATCTATTCTGTAACTGGAAGTCCTCAGGGAGGCAGGAGCCTGCCTTCTGGTCTGAGAAGTCACCAGCTCCGAGATGATGGTAAATAAGTAAGGTGTTTCTCGGTGCTAGGATGTGTTTGTGGGAGAAACTACTGCTTTGggaaaattactttatttaatTCTGCATTAATTAAGTGTTAAAtaagttaggaaaaaaaccttaggAGTACAGGTCCTATTTCCATTGACAGCTTTTTCTAGGTTTAGTCTTATAAGAGGAGAGGCTGGCTTCAGCATAAAGATTCTCCATGCAGATTGTTTATACTAAATCACTTTTTACatttgatggggaaaaaataacaaaaaaagcacaagaacTAAAACATAGAACTTGGTCACCTGTTTCTACTTACTGAtttgagagggtttttttatgtcttctgaGGTGCTGAGTAGTGCACCACTAAGGTGCTTGTTTGTTAGCACCACTAAGGAATGTGGGCACAAGAAGACCtagctgcttttctctttttggctTCTAGATCCCACAAGGGTTAAACTCAGTTATGTGCTTACATACAGTTACCAGTGGAAAGCATTTTCTGCAACTACTGGCAAATCTTTCTTGTGTTAAGTGATACAGTGGAATATAATCTTTGACTTGTAACAGCCTCATATCTTTTAAATCCCTTTCAGGTGAGTTTCTCTTGATTTAGAACAGCAGACTGATCTactgcaatttttatttcagtgcagGCTGCCAATGATATGATCCATGGATTCCAAGAGAGGGAGCTTGAAAAGAAGAAGGtaagggatggatggatagattTTTATAATGTGGCCTAAGTTAGAGTCTGTGCTTCAAAACAAATCTATATGCCTTCAGTATAACACATATTTTTCTGTACTATATATACTTACAGTAAAGCTTGTTTTGGGGTGATTTCTGCACTTATAAAATGCAAACTGCAGAGGCTTGTATGCTCCAGGACTGCAAAGTTAATGGATCACTAGCTCTTCCTGCAATCTCCTGATGTatggaaactatttttttttcctttgctttattttccctccTAGCTCAGACTATAATATTTGTCACATACAGGGAAAgcctaaatatatatatgtatgtgtatatatatatatataaaaattattttctgtggaaCAAAAAACACCTAGTAACCTACCAGAATGGAAATGTAAATCTTTCCTAGTTAGCTGAGAACATTGACCATATTATATATATTGCTTGTTGAAAAGGAAGTGTGTTTTTCACTTGTGGATGGGTTATTTAATGAAGGGCTCTATTATAGGAACATGCGAATCATTGGAATCTTTCAGTTGGCTACACTTTGCTCATTTGAAATACATGTGCTCTGAATCTAAAATTTGGAAAATTATACAAGAAATTAGTTTCATGTTTTCCCATTACTCCTCCACGATTGTGTCCCTGTGATACCTTTTTACTTccaaaatgttatttataatAGGTTAGGAAAACTGAAGACATTTCTGGTACTGTCACACAAAACAGGCTGCACATTGATTTACATAAGCTGATaattgtgtttttctttccttcttatATTTGATGAAGATGGGCACTCCAGCTGCAGTTGAGTACTGGTACTGTGGAGACAGCACACTGCTGAACTCTGGCAAAGTTTGCTTGTGCCTAACACTAGTGTAGGTATCAGTAGGGAATTCTATAGTTCTGCTACTGTTTGTTTGGAagtaaaactaatttaaaaaatcatgacTTATGAAATTAACAGTCCCTTAATAAGAATGGTAACTATTTTCAAAGTGTTAGCTGTGCatttccaggattttttttttgtttgtttttatatatgtgCAGTGGAGCAATGCTAACAGCTATTCTGGAGTTGTAGTGTTTCATTAAGCTTGTATAGTAAGACACTTGAGCTTGTAATTTTCCAAATGTGAGAAACAGGTaggtaacttttaaaaaaattatagataAAGAGCGTGACAGCTACTtgaggagaaattatttttccttctctttctgaataatgtgttctgaaaaaaaaaaatgtttcttttgtaaGATCTAGTGCCACATGATTAGTGTTAGCAGCCCTCAGTGGAATTAATTCAATCTCTTGAATgaatggaattaattttaagatttgCTTTActgattatctttttttaacagttctgCTGTCCCTACCACAATCTCAGTTAGAGTGTAAAGTAATTTGCAATTACAGGAGTGTCTTTGGAAGAATTCATGGAATCTCCTCTCTATATAGATGAATAAAACATAGTTGAGATTTTAAGATGTGGTTTACCTTAAGCTTGTGGGAGAAACTAGAAAGGACTTCAAGAAATTTTGTAAACTTGGTTTTGTGtattatattcttatttttttgtttttatttttaatatttgcatgTAGAAGAGTAGAGGCTTATATTGGAAGTTTCCTAACATTTCCCATTACAGTCTTGCTGCTTAACTGCTTGTAGCATGAACTAGTATGGTGACTTCTGAAAGCCTCTATCTCCCTCAAATGATGGGGTTtttggtttagggttttttgatgtgtctttgatttttgtttgtgtttttgaaTTTCAGCAAAGATATCCCTAGTAATGCTGAAAACAAAGTTTACTCCAAAAAATCTGTGTAACATTTATACATGTTAACTTTTTGTGTGGCCAGTGACagtaaaacaacagaaataaatgcaaCCAGCTCATGAGTCAGTATTGTATATGAGAAGACTTTTCAAGCCCAAGCAGTATGCACTATTGAGTGAAAAAATGGTTTCATAATCAGATTAGATTTTGTCCAAGTAAGTAATGTCTGCGCTTAGGTGTTGATATAAAAGAACTAGGAAAGACTTTGTTGCCTAAATACATAAACTTGCTAGCACACCAAAGGGAATTCCCAGAACAGGAAGTAGTTAGACTGCAACTGTGTTTGTAATTTTGACAAGCTTTGGTTTTTATCTAAACCAAATTATGAAGCTTTAACTCAAAACCATTTATATGAACATGACAGCTGGAATTCTTCCAAATCTAGTCTTACTTCTTCCAATTATACATCTAAGTACATTATTTCAAAAGTACTCATAAAAGTAGCAGGCATCATTACAAATACAGAACAGATTTGAAGCTTAGTTTGAGTttcccaaacacacacacacacaagcacacacacacatatatatatatatatatatataactttaCATTGAAAGACAAATATTGAGGACAAGTATTTGGGTTATGTGGGAATAGTGAAGTTCAGCTTGCTGTGGCTTGTGTTCTATTGGGTGACAGAAGGAACTTTGAGCAGAACAGCTGAAATActgtttggagaagaggagttGCTGGAAAAATGAATAACCAGCAGTCAAAAACATGACAAAGCTGTATCAGTGTGGTCTGGAGATGAAAACTTCAGAGGAGGATAGAGATGGAGTTCTAAGAGTGTTTGGGAGCGAGGAGATGATTCACTGACTAAACTAACAAACGAACAAAAGTCTATCTAAGTTTTGCCAAATTAACAGCCCTGAAGAAATACCATTTTTACTACATTTTAGGTCTTTTCAGGTGGAGTAAAAATGTTCTGGCCTGTGCAGTATATGATAGTGAGCACTAGTCAGGAGCACAGGTGATAAAAGCCTAAAGCATAATGTGCTGTCTTGCAAAATTACAACTTTATAAGTAATGAAAATTAACACTGACTTACCATTGTTCCAAACATATGATTTTAAAACtcagaaaaaggaatttctcATGCAACTGTACTTGCATTTTAGTATGCAGGCATTATTTTCATCATtatgacagtaaaaaaaaatagattcatTTTATCAGACTGGGAGTTATCTATTACTACTGGAAGTGCTTTCtggacttcagaaaaaaaatttcctgaacAGTATCACCTTGTGGTGTTCTGCTAAGGGAAAGGCTGTTATGAGACAGGCTTTAATGAGGGATACCTATTATTACCgtagctccagggatggtgtATATTGCAGCTTAGGTCTTGCAGTTGTCTGTGACTGTAGGAGGAACCTTTGGTCAGGATTTCTGCCTCTTAATGTTCTGTGATGCCCAACGAGATTGAAGTGCTCAGTGAAGCTTGTCCCCCAGCTGTAGCAGCACTCATAGGTTGCTCCTACATGGATGCTTTAACTTGTAGTAAGAAGCAAGTTGAAAGTTGGTTGAAAGTTCTGCATCCTAAGATACATATGGGTTAAGAGCCATCTTTTGCCATTTTTGCTGTTCACACAGATATTTGTCTGGCAGGAACGGGAATATTGGTTTCAAGATTTTGACTGTGTCACACGCACAGACATCCACTCAGCAGCCATCAGTGTTGATGATCTGGAAGTGCTGCTCCATGGGGTTCTCAAAATCATTACCAGGGTGGGAGAGTATAAACAGTAATCAGCACCTTCGTGTCTTTTAGTTGGTATTTCTTTTGTTATTCTTACTTGCTTACTCTAGCATATCTTGACTTTAGCTTTCTGGGTTTTAAAGTGTTTGCTCACATCTGCAATCTTTTACTTTATTAAAGGTACAAATTGCAATTTTATGGAATTACTTTATTTCCAATATAAATactactgtgaaaaaaatagttaatatTTTAGTAGAATGCTCGTTGCTTTTACATATGTAAAGACAAAGCATAGCAGTTGGTGCTCAATACTCAactgtttaaaattttatttaggCGTAGATTGGGCAATGTACACAGCCTGGTTGCTAATATTCCCTTATTTCACAATGCCAGTTCTTTTGTGCCAGAACAAGTTGAAGACTGtgcagggaaggcagaagggtttttttctgggagaagGAGTTAGACCACAGACTTTTATAAACTTAACTAAGCTATCTCAAGTTCTATAAATGTCTTCAGGTGGTTTACCaggtaaataattttatatctGTGGGAAGAAATGGTGCAGTGGAAAGTCAGAGTAGCAAATAGCAACATGAGTTTCATGTTCCTTGCAGACTATTCATGTTGGGAGGAGGGTGGGTTAGTCTGTGGTTTGGGCAGGTGCTTTGTAATCCTGTCAGTAAGCATGGGATGTGCTGACAGTTTGAAAACCTGTAGAATATGAAGGTAATATAGGGTGTGAATTAGGAGTACACACTAGCCTAATTTGTTATTTGCTGACAGTGAATCTGTTGTAAACAAAATGCATCTTAGCTTGTTGTTAGGATGTATATAAAATGCTGCTTGGCAAAAATGTGGTTTTTGACCCACAAGGCACAATATGTGATTTTAAAGAACAACACACTGCTCGTGTTGAGGAATATATCAATGGGTTCTCATTGTCTTTAGTTGACAAAAATGCCAGGAGTCTATTGAGGCTGTATGATGCTGTTTATTCCTACACAAAAGTACTTGACATTAAAAAACAGTCATTGCTAATAGAgtaaaaagggggggaaaatcCTCTCTTTTGCTGAGAGGTGGAGCAAATACAAGAACAACTGCCTAGATTTATTGTGACTTCAGAGTTTGTAATATAAGGAGACCATACTTATTACTGCATGCCAGCAATCCATAGAATTATGTCTCTGACACTGATGTTGAATGTGTGTATGGTCTCTCTAGATAGCTAGATTTAtgggggttttcttttgtttaggtgggttgtgggtttgggtttttgttatttggtttttttttcaagataagAGTGAAAGGAATCAAGACTTACCAGAAGTCAAGGAGTATGAAAGTGTAAGGGgaaaaataacttatttataAAGGAAGACATTAATCACAGTGACTGCTGGTAGTCTAAAACAGGAACACGAACTGccagtttaaaaaatatggaaTATCCATGTTGTTATACTCTGTTTCCCTCTTTCTATTTTGTGCTAGAGGCTTTTCATTGAGACCAGTATCTGATGACTATGCTGAATGTAAGCATAGTGGTCAATTAGAAATGTGGTTTGtttctagttttttttaaatgtattcaagaacataaaaaataattacactttAAGAACGAGACATTAAAGAGGAAAATAGCAAATATCAGGGAAAGAGGGGCACTGTGTTGAAGGGTTGGATGACATAATTTATACATATTTTGTTAGTTATCATAATTTGTTGTGAAACGGAAGCATACTCTTTACATGTACTTGACATAAAATTCAAATGACTCGACTGTTCAAAGGAATCCTTTCATCTACAGTAATTGAATATATACCTAAATAATGGACATGCATTACACTCTTAAACTATTATTTTGTCTAGCATTTACAACTATGAAATACAGTGGGCCTAATATTTTCCTGATAAATTGGGTATTGTTAAGGCTTCCAGTGCATTTTCAGTCTCTATCATTTATAACACAGACACACCTCTGCTTCTATAATAGATGCAGATTCTTGTTTTGTAAGACCACTTAATTGCAAATTAGATTCATTATATtgaaattctttctcttttagttACTTTCAGAACAGTGGACTTGATGCATCTGTGGCAGTAGGCAGCTTCTTCTTCTTtgaacataagaaaaataaaggggggGCATGGGGAAGAAGCAGTAAAGCAGTGTCCATTTCctgatgttttcattttttttttaaatatctaagAGGCTAAAAGCCCTGAATACTATGTTcccaaaaacagaaaaaaaaaacagaagctcACATTAGAAGAAAACTTTGTGAGATAATACAGGTTGATATCATGTGCTCTGAGTGCTTGAACATTGTCAGTAGTAAGAGGAGCAAATCATACAATAAGTCTGATCTTTAGAAAGTAAGAGAAGTGAAACAGGCACACTACTAACTTTGAAGTGTCTTCctatttatttaatgaattaattttcaccAAGCTACAGTGTAGAAAAGCTATTGTTTCTAATGCTATCATGTTCAGAGTATTGTATTTTACCATTTTACCATTTGATTTGTTTTGactacataaaaataaatgctttctttttagtttcacctttttgtatgttttcttgataggttaggttttttttactgaagtaaAAGCAGTTTCTCTGATCTCTAACATAATGTGAATCTTATTGAGCCTTCTCTTTTAATCTGGAAATTATTGCTaaaatgtctcattttcctcctcagaTTCAGGCAGACAAGCTGATGGTGCTTGAAGAGAAGCATGTAGCCCAGTGGGAGGAATTAATGCAagagcaaaaaaacaaacaagcagaggTGGATGAAGAGCACAGAAAAGCTATGGAACGCCTCAAAGAGCAGTATTCTGAGATGGAGAAGGAACTAGCCAAATATGCTTCTTTttaagacatttcttttttaaataatgctgGGTTTGTGCCAATACTCAGTTGATTCTCTCTTAAATTGAGAttctttttgaaagcagaagcacataagaaaaaaggagaatttcGTCTACAGATTTTCAACTTAAGTGCCTATAtctgcttgttttcttcaggGCAGGGAGAATGCCagtatttcttcatttgttGGGAAGTGGAACTGGAAATTACATTATGTGACTACAccagctcagggagctgcaACCTGGAATTCTCTCCCATCTGCAGAGAGTATCATATCGTTTGGGTAAACAGACTAATGTAGTACTAACTATCCAAATGTGCAGCCACAGCCCTTTCCCAAAAAGTAAGTGTAGTAGGTTCCAACCATAGGGAGCTGAGAGCTCTCTGGAAAAACTGTAAATTCCATTCatggatttcagaaaaaaaacttctttatgGAATAGCTTTGAATCAATGAAAGATCTCATCAGAGTTTTGAATGCAGTCGTAATTCCAACTTTTGGATTGTATGTTCAGTATTAGGAAATAGAGCTGGCATGTAAATGgattttgctaaaataaaaatgactcAGTTTAGACAACAGTTTATTTATCTCCCTGTAAATGTCTCAGgcatctctttttttaagctttacTGTTCTAAGCCAAGCCAAAACAAGCTCAAAAGTAATCATGAAAAGCATATCAGTCTTTGTATTAGCTTTGTAGCTAGTACAGTATTTACCTTAAGTATTTGACATGCTGTTGGTTTACTTAGGATAAGCTTGTCACAATTTTTACAAAGCAattgaggaaatatttttgtttgtttgtttgtttgtttctttttcagcataACAAATGAGCAGATTAGTGGTAAAATGCCTGCAGTAATGATCTGCTTTCTTACTAACTGTTATTCTAACTCGGGGTATGGGAAGCACCAGTGttgcttgcttttatttaaaacttgcaGTTAACAGCAGCATAACTGAAGAAGTTAACTTAATCAGTTCATTAACTAAGCAAAATGAGACATATAGTACCTTAATGAAATTTGCTGCTACCTAACCGTTGGTTCAGGAAATATCTTTCCATAATTTAGTTGGTGTCCAATGTAGAGTGGAAATGggtaaaaataaacagaatttacCCTTTACCTGTATTGCAACAGCAATATGCCAACAATGGTTGCTTGTGTAAGTTTATGGCTTGGTGTCAAGGCTCCATTCCTGGCATCATGTTGATAGTGTGATTAAAGTTAGTAGAGGAGATGGAATAAGTATTTGAGATTTCTTTCAATAACACCAAATTCCTGCCAAGCTGCTCTGCCCGCTACTGTAGGCCCAACAGCTTCATCAATCATCATCATGTATCTGGACTGAAAAGAGGACTTGCTGACACTGGGGCACGCTGGAATGTTGTTAATTCTGTGTTGTGGATGGAAAAAATGTAGATGTCTCAAAAGTATCCCATATGTGAAAAATGGGAAAGCCTCTTTTAGAACAACCTCTATTTGAATAGAAGGTGacttctgtaatatttttccaCTTATGTACCCTTGATGAATGTTGTAGCTAAGCTCAgactttcatttaaaacattctTGCCTGTCTTCAGAATTGGGTGTGGAATAGTTTTGATTGTTTTGAGCACAGACCAAAAATGTCTTCTTTCTTACCAGATTATTCGATGTACCTGTATTCAAAGCCCAAgtatctttattaaaaaatccaTTCAACTGCCtatggaattaatttttacttttgcacttgtaatttttattaaggTTGAGATATGTAATTAACTGTGCACTGGAGCTGTAGATGTTGGTATTTTGTCAATTTGAGGGCTCTTAAGCAATGATACAAGTATTTCAAGGTGGATAttcactggaaaataaagtgGTATTTCCAAAATCTTCTGCCATGGGTGCCTGATTATTTGGAAAGCTTCTAAATACTAACACTGAAAATGTGTTCCTCTTTTAGAATGGAACAGGTATTATTATACTCAGTcattcaaaaccatttttcttcatAGTCTGTATCTGCCTATTAGCCTGCTCTCATTCACTGTGGAAACTACCTGAAAACTATTACTGaatgattttattaatttattcattttattcaCTTTCTTTTCATAGATTGTCAGGTACTAGGAAATACTTAATTGTCTTTGAAATAACTTGGCAACATTCACAGGAAATGTAAATATccaaatgcttttgaaaaacccaagcaaacctGATGTGTCTAATATTATGTCAAAACAGAACAGATCTAGTGGAATAAGAAGATTCctattttcagtaatattttagCAAGGCAGGACTGTGGTCTGTCTGGATACAATAATATATCACAGGGGGACTTCCTTTGGAAGATATAAAGTCTTGTTACTCAATAGTCTCTACCAtttgggagaagggaaaaaactaCTAGTCTAGAAGTTAATTTTACGTCATTGATACACAAAGGAAGTGTTTTACCTTATATTCTTGCAATATTTACATGACTAAATTTCAtagatttaaaaatcttaagAATTTGTTTCATCTCTGTTAAACTTGCTTTTGGTTCCAGAGCTAGAAAGGATCCTTGACACTTAAGTTAACTTCTACTATGTCAGGTGAATTTTGCAATCCATCTTTGTACCAAACTTCATATAACCTTTTCCTGAGCTATTAGCACTGTTCAGTACACTGAACTGTAGGTTTTAATGTTGTTCTTTGTAACTGGAAGTGGGGTTTGATTCCAGGTTGTCACTGGAATGTTTTCTCAGTATTTCTGTCCTAGTGAATACAGAGCAAGGTACTGGTGTCTTCCTTGGAACCGGTGTGTGAAATCTGTGGCAGCTGTATCTAGGAGTGATTGCAAGCTGAGGAACTGAAGAAATACTTacaggtttgttttggttttaactgCCTTGTTTTAACAATGAACTTATGTGCTGTTCTCCTTGGAATGTttcatatgatttttttaatcttaggaaggagggaaaaggtgATTTATTGCTCTTACTGTGCTCCTGTGGCTTAAGGGCTAAAGACCTTGTGTATATGGGTACTGGGAGGCTGTGGGTTTGAAACCCATGTGATTCAATGGAGTTTTTTGtggttgcctttttttccaCCAGAGAGGGCAGTGATTTGACAAGGGTTAgtagttttaaactgaaagagggcagAATTAGGTTGGGTGTCAGGAAGAAATCATGAGGGCAGTAAGATACTGTAATAGGCTGCCTAGGGAA
Coding sequences within:
- the BLOC1S5 gene encoding biogenesis of lysosome-related organelles complex 1 subunit 5 isoform X3 → MSGGGPTSPGRSGASPLPSERKREALAAGSPIQPIIKDVGEIYSRLLDHRPVIQGEIRYFVKEFEEKRGLRELRVLENLKNTISETNEHVLPKCEQAMHDNLNETLKRLQAANDMIHGFQERELEKKKIQADKLMVLEEKHVAQWEELMQEQKNKQAEVDEEHRKAMERLKEQYSEMEKELAKYASF